A genomic region of uncultured Paludibaculum sp. contains the following coding sequences:
- a CDS encoding S1/P1 nuclease, whose translation MRRRVVCLGLLFLTTPSLFGWGREGHRLIAQIAAQHLNAKARAEVHKLLAGGTLESIASWADEVRPQRRETSTWHFIDIPLDIPRGDWKPYCPKTGCVLAMIPEMESRLRNRNLAQRDRAEALKFLVHLVSDMHQPLHVGEKHDRGGNDVRVLFFSKASNLHSTWDSGILDRAESQNAGLKAALGRKAGFFERRRLAKGTVEDWAWQSRDVARDVVYGLLPEGRPASLGDQYFTKAVPATELQLRRAGVRLGRVLNETLGQ comes from the coding sequence ATGCGTCGTCGTGTTGTATGCCTTGGCCTGTTGTTCTTGACCACCCCGTCATTGTTCGGGTGGGGGCGTGAGGGCCATCGACTGATTGCGCAGATTGCCGCGCAGCATCTGAACGCCAAGGCGCGTGCGGAGGTGCACAAGCTGTTGGCGGGCGGGACGCTGGAGTCGATTGCGTCGTGGGCAGATGAGGTGCGGCCACAGAGGAGAGAGACCTCGACCTGGCACTTCATTGATATTCCGTTGGACATCCCGCGAGGCGACTGGAAGCCATACTGCCCGAAGACGGGCTGCGTGCTGGCCATGATTCCGGAGATGGAGAGCCGGCTGCGGAACAGGAATCTGGCGCAACGGGACCGCGCGGAGGCCTTGAAGTTTCTGGTGCACCTTGTGAGTGACATGCACCAACCGCTGCACGTCGGAGAGAAGCACGACCGGGGCGGCAACGATGTCAGGGTGCTCTTCTTCAGCAAGGCGAGCAACCTGCACTCCACTTGGGACTCGGGCATCCTGGACCGGGCGGAGAGCCAGAATGCGGGTCTGAAGGCGGCATTGGGCCGGAAGGCCGGGTTCTTTGAGCGACGGCGTCTGGCAAAGGGCACGGTGGAAGACTGGGCCTGGCAGTCACGCGATGTTGCGCGTGACGTGGTGTATGGACTTCTACCGGAGGGGCGTCCGGCATCGCTTGGAGATCAGTACTTCACGAAGGCTGTGCCGGCGACGGAGTTGCAGTTGCGGCGAGCGGGCGTGAGATTGGGTCGCGTGCTGAACGAGACCTTGGGGCAATAG
- a CDS encoding energy transducer TonB has translation MSSPLDRALELQDGSKPWFLSLIENLRDLAAYKKLPPLQVTFKPLSEDELLHGNDSSLRQLAEIQQRKPFFRTLRENIADLFSPAPPPLQITSRPLTDEEIGMSGMAELAKTSLPWYRTVFANAKDLFFPQQLPPLQVTSQPVQVKEMFARDEYRGRSQVMSVFVHVGLVALAFFLGTNTAVQNAVKNSVALVAPADIDPYMPKMAVKKQAMGGGGGGGDRSPLPASKGKLPRADLKQFTPPVAVINNPNPRLVMEPTIIAPPDSVLPNVNMPNYGDPFAKAGIPSNGPGSGGGIGSGSGGGVGSGRGGGVGPGEGGGFGGGAYRIGGGVSAPVPIFRVEPEYSEEARKAKFQGTVMLAIVVDESGKTTNVRVVRALGMGLDEKAIEAVMKWKFRPGYKDGKPVPVQANVEVNFRLL, from the coding sequence GTGTCCAGTCCCTTGGACCGAGCCCTGGAACTACAGGACGGCTCAAAACCTTGGTTTCTCTCGCTGATTGAAAACCTGAGAGACTTGGCAGCCTACAAGAAGCTTCCGCCTCTGCAGGTCACATTCAAACCGTTGAGTGAAGACGAGTTGCTGCATGGGAACGACAGCTCTCTGCGCCAGTTGGCGGAGATCCAACAGCGGAAACCCTTCTTCCGTACGCTGCGTGAGAATATCGCGGATCTGTTCAGCCCGGCTCCTCCTCCGCTGCAGATCACCTCGCGTCCCCTGACCGACGAAGAGATTGGCATGTCGGGGATGGCCGAACTGGCCAAGACGTCCCTGCCCTGGTATCGGACCGTTTTTGCGAACGCGAAGGACCTGTTCTTCCCGCAGCAACTGCCACCGCTACAGGTGACCTCGCAGCCGGTGCAGGTAAAGGAAATGTTTGCCCGTGACGAGTATCGCGGGCGTTCGCAGGTGATGTCCGTATTTGTCCACGTCGGATTGGTGGCATTGGCCTTCTTCCTGGGGACAAACACGGCAGTTCAGAATGCGGTAAAGAATTCGGTGGCTTTGGTTGCGCCAGCGGACATCGACCCCTACATGCCGAAGATGGCCGTGAAGAAGCAAGCCATGGGCGGTGGCGGTGGCGGCGGCGACCGGTCGCCCCTGCCAGCGAGCAAAGGCAAGCTACCTCGCGCGGACCTGAAGCAGTTTACGCCTCCGGTGGCGGTGATCAACAATCCGAATCCGCGGCTGGTGATGGAGCCGACGATTATTGCTCCCCCGGACTCGGTGTTGCCGAATGTGAATATGCCGAACTACGGCGATCCGTTCGCAAAGGCGGGCATCCCCTCGAACGGACCGGGTTCAGGCGGCGGCATTGGATCGGGTAGCGGCGGCGGCGTCGGTTCGGGTAGAGGCGGCGGCGTGGGTCCTGGAGAGGGCGGCGGGTTTGGCGGCGGCGCGTACCGGATTGGCGGTGGCGTCAGCGCGCCGGTGCCGATTTTCCGCGTGGAGCCTGAATATTCGGAGGAGGCTCGCAAGGCGAAGTTCCAGGGCACTGTGATGCTGGCGATCGTCGTGGACGAGTCGGGCAAAACGACCAACGTCCGTGTGGTCCGGGCTCTGGGTATGGGTCTGGACGAGAAGGCTATTGAAGCGGTCATGAAGTGGAAGTTCCGGCCAGGGTACAAGGACGGCAAGCCCGTTCCGGTGCAGGCTAACGTGGAAGTGAACTTCCGGCTGCTGTAA
- a CDS encoding dicarboxylate/amino acid:cation symporter gives MAAKSWYKSLYLQVLVAIAAGILLGVVSPSTGTAMKPFGDGFIKLIKMVIAPIIFCTVVVGIAGTEDVKKVGKTGALALLYFEVVSTLSLIIGLTIVNFVQPGAGMNVDVKSLDAGSVATYAAPNKLGTTKDFLLHIIPDTVVDAFARGEILQVLFIAVLVGVALQRLHARENLVFQVIEKSSHVLFVIVGYIMRLAPIGAFGAMAFTVGSYGLDSLLSLARLMGTFYATCLVFIFLVLGTIARLHGFSIWRYLCYIREELLIVLGTSSSEAALPRMLAKMETLGASRSTVGLVIPTGYSFNLDGTSIYLTMAAIFIAQATNTPMTLFQQLTLLAVLLLTSKGAAGVTGSGFIVLAATLSAVGHVPVAGLALILGIDRFMSEARAITNVIGNGVATLVVARWTGDLDIPTMQARLESGPQDRNSN, from the coding sequence ATGGCCGCGAAATCCTGGTACAAATCGCTCTACCTGCAAGTCCTCGTCGCCATAGCGGCCGGCATCCTCCTTGGCGTCGTGTCGCCGTCCACGGGCACGGCCATGAAGCCCTTCGGTGACGGCTTTATCAAGCTCATCAAGATGGTGATTGCGCCCATCATCTTCTGCACTGTCGTCGTCGGCATTGCCGGCACCGAGGATGTGAAGAAGGTGGGCAAAACCGGAGCTTTGGCGTTGCTCTACTTCGAAGTCGTCAGTACGCTCTCGCTCATCATCGGGCTCACCATTGTGAACTTCGTCCAACCTGGAGCGGGCATGAACGTCGACGTAAAGTCCCTCGATGCCGGCTCCGTCGCCACCTACGCCGCGCCGAACAAGCTCGGCACCACCAAGGACTTCCTGCTCCACATCATCCCGGACACCGTGGTTGACGCCTTTGCCCGAGGCGAGATCCTGCAGGTTTTGTTCATCGCGGTGTTAGTCGGCGTCGCACTGCAGCGTCTCCACGCGCGAGAGAACCTCGTGTTTCAGGTGATTGAAAAGTCCTCGCATGTCCTGTTCGTGATCGTCGGCTACATCATGAGGCTCGCGCCCATTGGCGCGTTTGGCGCGATGGCCTTCACCGTCGGCTCGTACGGTCTGGACAGCCTCCTGTCCCTGGCCCGCCTAATGGGTACGTTCTACGCCACCTGCCTGGTCTTCATCTTTCTGGTCCTCGGCACCATCGCTCGGCTGCACGGCTTCAGCATCTGGCGGTACCTCTGCTACATCCGCGAGGAACTGCTCATTGTCCTCGGCACGTCGTCATCGGAAGCGGCGCTGCCGCGCATGCTGGCCAAGATGGAGACGCTGGGTGCCAGTCGCTCAACAGTGGGCCTCGTAATCCCCACCGGCTATTCGTTCAACCTGGACGGAACCTCGATCTACCTCACGATGGCGGCCATCTTCATAGCGCAGGCAACAAACACCCCAATGACGCTCTTCCAGCAACTGACGCTGCTAGCGGTGCTATTGCTGACCTCCAAGGGTGCGGCCGGCGTGACGGGTAGTGGCTTCATCGTCCTGGCCGCGACCCTTTCGGCCGTCGGTCACGTGCCGGTGGCGGGCTTGGCTCTGATCCTCGGGATCGACCGCTTCATGTCGGAGGCCCGCGCGATCACGAATGTGATCGGAAATGGCGTGGCGACCCTGGTGGTAGCCCGCTGGACGGGAGATCTCGACATCCCCACCATGCAAGCCCGCCTCGAATCCGGCCCCCAGGATCGCAACTCCAACTGA
- a CDS encoding alpha-L-rhamnosidase C-terminal domain-containing protein, with amino-acid sequence MLRREFLLQAGATGLLAAADVDVSTSAWKARWIFPAGAPPNAYGVYHFRRTFTLDRVPAAFKLHVSGDSRYELFLNGVRISRGPARGDLNHWRYETVDAAAHAVQGRNVLAAVVWNDTPYAAVCQWSNRTAFLLQAGDTEFETVNTGKGWLCAADPAYAPIPLPGNQRDEIAPGYYAIGPMERFDSSKYLWGWEQPSFDDSTWQPAEVGPNASPRDQTDAPSRWMLVARNIPPMEDTPIRLARVRKAEGVQPPSSFPSQRTAITIPANTKATLLLDQDHLTTAFLELEVNGGQGAEIHVRYAEALFQRLRPRATKGNRDEVEGKEFRGYGDVYTADGQHRVYRPLYWRTWRYMQLTVETKAQPLVIEDVRGVFTSYPFAVKAKLDTGVPFHQKMLDIGWRTARLCAHETYMDCPYYEQLQYVGDTRIQAMVTLYMTGDPRLVRNAIEIIDSSRTAEGATLSRAPSVLQQYIPPFSLWWVGMVHDYWWYVDEPTFVRRMLNGVRSVVGWYTSFLRPDGLLGAMPWWNYVDWVATWRGGRPPSEPDVMPATIQLQLLLALRWAEELEAALGSRALAGQHKETAARLHAAIQAKFHDAQRGLYSEDLAHKHFSQHANVLAVLADLPATPAAARELMLKVEPDKSLYKCSVYFRYYLDRAMVKAGLGDRYLDRLGTWEFMVKEGLTTWAETDSGETRSDCHAWGSSPNIEFFRTVLGVDSAAPGFSKVRLAPNLGKLTKASGVVPHPKGVIEVSVERVGAGYRWTAKVPAGVQVLGPPQA; translated from the coding sequence ATGTTGCGCAGAGAGTTCCTATTGCAGGCTGGCGCCACGGGCCTGCTCGCCGCCGCTGACGTCGACGTCTCCACCAGCGCCTGGAAGGCCCGCTGGATCTTCCCGGCCGGGGCCCCTCCCAATGCCTACGGTGTCTACCACTTTCGCCGTACCTTCACGCTCGACCGCGTGCCCGCCGCCTTCAAGCTCCATGTCAGCGGCGACAGCCGTTATGAGCTCTTCCTGAATGGAGTCCGCATCTCGCGCGGCCCGGCGCGCGGTGATCTCAATCACTGGCGCTACGAAACCGTAGACGCGGCCGCCCACGCCGTCCAGGGCCGCAATGTCCTCGCCGCCGTCGTCTGGAACGACACGCCCTACGCCGCCGTCTGCCAGTGGTCCAACCGCACGGCCTTCCTCCTTCAGGCTGGGGACACCGAGTTTGAAACCGTGAACACCGGCAAGGGCTGGCTCTGCGCGGCCGACCCCGCTTACGCCCCCATTCCCTTGCCTGGCAACCAGCGCGACGAGATCGCCCCCGGCTACTATGCCATCGGCCCCATGGAGCGCTTCGACTCCTCCAAATACCTCTGGGGCTGGGAACAGCCGTCGTTCGACGACTCCACCTGGCAGCCCGCCGAGGTCGGCCCCAACGCCTCGCCGCGCGACCAGACCGACGCCCCCAGCCGCTGGATGCTCGTCGCCCGCAACATTCCTCCGATGGAAGACACGCCCATCCGCCTCGCTCGCGTCCGAAAGGCGGAAGGCGTCCAGCCGCCCTCGTCCTTCCCGTCTCAGCGCACCGCCATCACGATTCCCGCAAACACCAAGGCGACCCTTCTTCTCGACCAGGATCACCTCACCACCGCTTTCCTCGAACTCGAAGTCAACGGCGGTCAGGGCGCCGAGATCCACGTCCGCTACGCCGAGGCCCTCTTCCAGCGGCTTCGCCCCCGCGCCACCAAAGGCAATCGCGACGAGGTGGAAGGGAAGGAGTTTCGGGGCTACGGTGACGTCTATACGGCCGACGGCCAGCACCGCGTTTACCGTCCACTCTACTGGCGCACATGGCGCTACATGCAGCTCACTGTAGAAACGAAGGCCCAGCCGCTGGTCATCGAGGACGTACGCGGAGTCTTCACCAGCTACCCCTTTGCCGTCAAAGCCAAGCTCGACACCGGAGTCCCCTTCCACCAGAAGATGCTCGACATCGGCTGGCGGACCGCCCGCCTGTGTGCCCACGAGACCTACATGGACTGCCCCTACTACGAGCAGCTTCAGTACGTCGGCGATACCCGCATCCAGGCCATGGTCACCCTCTACATGACCGGCGACCCCCGCCTCGTCCGCAACGCCATCGAAATCATCGACAGTTCCCGCACCGCCGAAGGAGCTACCCTCTCCCGTGCTCCCAGCGTCCTTCAGCAGTACATCCCGCCCTTCTCTCTCTGGTGGGTGGGCATGGTCCACGATTATTGGTGGTACGTCGACGAGCCCACCTTCGTCCGGCGCATGCTGAATGGCGTCCGCTCCGTCGTCGGCTGGTACACCAGCTTCCTGCGGCCCGACGGGCTACTAGGTGCCATGCCTTGGTGGAACTACGTCGACTGGGTCGCAACCTGGCGCGGCGGCCGTCCTCCGTCCGAGCCCGACGTCATGCCGGCCACCATCCAACTTCAACTCCTCCTCGCCCTCCGCTGGGCCGAGGAGCTCGAAGCCGCCCTCGGCAGCCGTGCCCTGGCCGGTCAGCATAAGGAGACCGCCGCCCGCCTCCATGCGGCCATCCAGGCCAAGTTCCACGACGCCCAGCGCGGACTCTACAGCGAGGATCTCGCCCACAAGCACTTCTCCCAGCACGCCAACGTGCTCGCTGTCCTGGCTGACCTCCCAGCCACGCCCGCTGCCGCTCGTGAGCTCATGCTCAAGGTGGAGCCCGACAAGTCGCTCTACAAGTGCTCTGTCTACTTCCGCTATTACCTCGACCGCGCCATGGTGAAGGCCGGACTCGGCGATCGCTACCTCGACCGCCTGGGCACCTGGGAGTTCATGGTCAAGGAGGGCCTCACCACCTGGGCCGAAACCGACTCCGGTGAGACCCGCTCCGACTGCCATGCCTGGGGCTCCAGCCCGAACATTGAGTTCTTCCGAACCGTCCTCGGTGTCGACTCCGCCGCGCCCGGCTTCAGCAAGGTGCGCCTCGCGCCCAACCTCGGCAAACTCACCAAGGCCAGCGGCGTCGTGCCGCACCCCAAGGGCGTCATTGAGGTCTCCGTCGAACGTGTGGGCGCCGGATACCGCTGGACCGCCAAGGTCCCCGCCGGTGTCCAGGTCCTCGGACCACCCCAGGCCTGA
- a CDS encoding DUF971 domain-containing protein — translation MTISTDPLHLAVSKSKGIKIDWSDGHKSDYSCELLRDECPCATCTGAHGTEPQRTDYSKPAPASNPFQMYKPKIRMNNIEEVGTYAVRIDWNDGHNAGIYSYEHLRRICPCAECLKLRQEGRL, via the coding sequence ATGACCATTTCCACGGATCCGCTCCACCTCGCCGTCTCCAAATCCAAAGGCATAAAGATCGACTGGTCCGACGGCCACAAGAGCGACTACTCCTGCGAACTTCTCCGCGACGAATGCCCCTGCGCTACCTGCACCGGGGCCCACGGCACCGAGCCGCAGCGCACCGACTATTCGAAACCCGCTCCCGCCTCCAACCCGTTCCAGATGTACAAACCCAAGATCCGCATGAACAACATTGAGGAGGTCGGTACCTACGCCGTCCGAATCGACTGGAACGATGGACACAACGCCGGTATATACTCCTACGAGCACTTGCGCCGCATCTGTCCGTGCGCCGAGTGCCTGAAGCTAAGGCAGGAGGGTCGCTTGTGA